Proteins found in one Neurospora crassa OR74A linkage group II, whole genome shotgun sequence genomic segment:
- a CDS encoding pseudouridylate synthase 3, which translates to MNSPGSIRTLSHLKASGKAIGVGGTFSKSSIGDFTSKLNRIKFQLRTFAKGPTVLSQEPSKMVHKPANYDRWPKESLVKRVMELEEELKRREQAPEIQRQERAEERALAAAVTSTEADLKAAEKKKKKAAKFDPGKYSTRLIALKFAYLGKNYNGFEYQSSAKMPSIEEELWKALVKSCLIFPERPDEVDFGPWEYSKCGRTDRGVSAFGQVIGIRVRSNKPLPKEEPEQTGNEEDDVVMVEAAQQQAKDSEKAAAEVDHQKPEWDPIADEIPYCRVLNRLLPPDIRIMAWAPDLPPNFSARFSCRERQYRYFFTQPAFAPMPSTLEPPLASSGHKSGGKQGWLDIDMMRKAAKMFEGVHDFRNFCKIDPGKQITNFSRRVFESDIVEVKDLESDLPYLGLPEFQPPAGSDGPHPKVYYFHVRGSAFLWHQIRHMVAVLFLVGQGLEPPSIVQQLLDVEKNPRKPNYVMADEVPLVLWDCIFPKLSDEEANAVVPGSSGHGQDSHDPEAEGDVEMVDSIDWVWMGEDDPMSLYGAQGLVTELWGTWRERKMDEILANRLLNFVANKPDLDRKLIKGASSAPPKGIKKVYEGGNKAQFRGTYTPLFKRQLLASAEEVNDKYAQGFGFKNAEEMTKTKNWRSTIRERKDKNKKAGRSKAGGAETPVQESSS; encoded by the coding sequence ATGAACAGTCCGGGGTCCATACGGACACTCAGTCACCTTAAAGCATCTGGCAAAGCCATCGGTGTTGGTGGAACATTTTCCAAGTCAAGCATTGGAGATTTCACATCCAAGCTCAACAGGATCAAGTTCCAACTACGGACGTTCGCAAAGGGGCCAACCGTTCTTTCACAGGAGCCGAGCAAGATGGTGCACAAGCCGGCAAACTACGACCGATGGCCAAAGGAGAGCCTGGTCAAGCGGGTGATGGAGCTAGAGGAGGAGCTGAAAAGAAGGGAGCAGGCACCGGAGATCCAGAGGCAggagagggcggaggagagggcTCTTGCCGCCGCGGTAACTTCGACAGAAGCCGACTTGAAGgcggccgagaagaagaaaaagaaggcggCCAAGTTCGACCCGGGGAAGTACTCGACCCGCTTGATCGCGCTCAAGTTCGCCTACCTCGGCAAGAACTACAATGGCTTTGAGTATCAGTCGTCGGCCAAGATGCCGAGcatcgaggaggagctgTGGAAGGCGCTCGTCAAGAGCTGCCTCATTTTCCCCGAGAGGCCAGATGAGGTTGATTTTGGTCCCTGGGAGTACTCCAAGTGTGGACGCACTGATAGGGGCGTCAGCGCTTTCGGTCAGGTTATTGGTATTCGAGTGAGGAGTAACAAGCCGCTGCCGAAGGAGGAGCCAGAACAAACTGGAAATGAAGAGGACGACGTGGTGATGGTCGAGGCCGCTCAGCAGCAAGCAAAGGATTCGGAaaaggccgccgccgaggtAGACCACCAAAAGCCCGAATGGGACCCCATCGCCGACGAAATCCCCTACTGCAGAGTGCTCAACCGGCTGCTGCCCCCGGACATCAGGATCATGGCCTGGGCGCCCGATCTCCCGCCCAATTTCTCCGCCCGGTTCTCCTGCCGCGAGCGGCAATACCGGTACTTCTTCACGCAGCCGGCCTTCGCGCCGATGCCCTCCACCCTGGAGCCTCCTCTGGCTTCATCGGGTCACAAGAGCGGCGGCAAGCAAGGCTGGCTCGACATCGACATGATGCGCAAGGCCGCCAAGATGTTCGAGGGCGTGCACGACTTCCGCAATTTCTGCAAGATTGACCCGGGCAAGCAGATCACCAACTTCAGCCGGCGCGTCTTCGAGTCCGACATTGTTGAGGTCAAAGACCTCGAATCCGATCTGCCGTACCTGGGCCTGCCGGAATTCCAGCCTCCCGCCGGCAGCGACGGGCCACATCCCAAGGTGTACTACTTTCACGTGCGCGGCTCTGCCTTCCTGTGGCATCAGATCCGCCACATGGTCGCCGTCCTCTTTCTCGTAGGCCAGGGCCTTGAGCCGCCGTCGATCGTCCAGCAGCTCCTCGATGTGGAGAAGAACCCGCGCAAGCCGAATTACGTGATGGCGGATGAGGTTCCCTTGGTTCTGTGGGACTGCATTTTCCCCAAGCTGTCCGACGAGGAAGCCAACGCTGTTGTCCCTGGTAGCAGCGGCCACGGTCAGGACTCGCACGACCCGGAGGCCGAGGGCGATGTTGAAATGGTCGACTCCATCGACTGGGTCTGGATGGGCGAGGACGACCCGATGAGCCTGTACGGTGCACAGGGCCTTGTGACGGAGCTCTGGGGTACCTGGCGCGAGAGGAAGATGGACGAAATCTTGGCGAACCGGCTGCTGAATTTTGTCGCTAACAAGCCGGATCTCGATCGAAAATTGATCAAGGGCGCTTCTTCTGCGCCACCCAAGGGGATCAAGAAGGTCTACGAGGGAGGAAACAAGGCCCAGTTCAGAGGCACGTATACGCCACTGTTCAAGAGGCAGTTGTTGGcttcggcggaggaggtcaaTGATAAGTATGCGCAAGGCTTTGGCTTCAAGAACGCGGAGGAGATGACGAAGACCAAGAACTGGAGGAGCACGAttagggagaggaaggataaGAACAAGAAGGCTGGACGTTCAAAGGCAGGGGGTGCGGAAACGCCTGTCCAGGAGTCTTCTAGCTGA
- a CDS encoding phosphatidylinositol N-acetylglucosaminyltransferase: MLTTTPYLTIRRPSPTTAEFTLTTCPPLTLPLRAALFGVLCLRFIAVLSVIIGIYAAFFSPTGLLPPPIFPSGRISFLDFDLNNFLLHILHLLYISRPGQYLASLAISLPPYAVLALSALTSYIALFARIHTTESLLVLRGLGIQMSSSVGGGNFFRLGGGTFMKRTRFIPTEKIQDILINEAFKGFEVRYYLVIVVEGEQDVVVCFPRLLPRRKIVERVWRGARGCLYEKDGPVLSAGAGGGGGSHGGNGAWRGGNGNGKGG, translated from the coding sequence ATGctcacaacaacaccctACCTCACCATCCGGCGTCCCTCGCCCACCACGGCCGAATTCACCCTAACCACCTGTCCTCCTCtcaccctccccctccgAGCCGCCTTATTTGGTGTCCTCTGCCTACGCTTCATCGCCGTTCTCTCCGTCATAATCGGCATCTACgcggccttcttctctccgACAGGGTTACTTCCTCCACCCATCTTCCCCTCCGGCCGcatctccttcctcgacTTCGACCTCAAcaatttcctcctccacatcctccacctcctctacATTTCCCGCCCCGGCCAGTACCTTGCCTCCCTCGCCATCTCCCTCCCGCCCTATGCCGTCCTCGCTCTCTCGGCACTCACCTCGTACATAGCCCTGTTCGCGCGTATCCACACCACCGAGTCCCTCCTAGTTCTACGAGGGTTGGGGATTCAAATGTCTAGCAGCGTCGGCGGAGGTAATTTCTTCCGCTTGGGGGGAGGCACCTTTATGAAGAGGACGCGGTTCATACCGACCGAAAAGATACAGGATATCCTGATCAACGAGGCGTTCAAAGGGTTTGAGGTCAGGTATTATCTGGTGATTGTGGTGGAGGGCGAGCAGGATGTCGTGGTTTGCTTTCCGAGGCTGTTGCCGAGACGGAAGATTGTGGAGAGGGTGTGGAGGGGCGCGAGGGGGTGTTTGTATGAGAAGGATGGACCGGTGCTGAGCGCGGgagctggtggtggcggggGGAGTCATGGGGGGAATGGGGCGTGGAGaggtgggaatgggaatgggaagggTGGATAG
- a CDS encoding Ras guanyl-nucleotide exchange factor RasGEF, which produces MPMSEPPLSDALAGPPLEQSPSQLQPTPLTESRRLISQVKQMLGLTGSGHAEADDPQLPELLPKWKLPNLDRLDLDLGLELPADLCAPIEFALPLQCTPTTKLGTTHHPLLASPAGAADPHLLHQDHQNTNKTTNLDDATTATSASAAAISSTTQPTSAATPSLLVSQGALLLPADDDHPGPGPSSNYRGSSASAVLDDPFFCRPVGAPNTHPTDTATTPDCHPSLILSQTPSPGPGPVPSPQSESTYSYNRNDPHRPWPPPRKESLRVDSPTPWFDQSRSRRAMASIHIAVIGAYGAGKSSFVQRAFRLQRPPELNISTLRMEIHGTRYLVTLVELDLDGFKDLDPGQSIQWPKQIDGHMFPHMPDGALILYDVTNTDSINDLSPTMTSLANSSIPTILVATKCDTPASIRQVDMNAVAHSFPSCVAHLRISSDIPGGAREALLTMIDAILANRREAQERPKRSVSRRRAASAANLDATPEVNGRPISQHSKHSRASSDFSLLKGFAPPSGDGPHQRSQLSRSPRMEYLHAQYGASNPQSTDIPEDGLPHALSGTLRTPGIRLEKGSETFLDFEELDLESHRLSDDVATMARNQDYLEDEAPKLAGVTFDELIDRIIAPKMTRADNNFADIFLCLYRKFATPCELMSALLSRLDRLRDGTDMPSLLSIESQMRVIEVVAKWLSLYPGDFARTATRRRLEGLISDLATNEVFSAAARQMKGNLEQKVVDDDDTWWAKADPVDDEDDEEGGRDVERKLAESVASVQIDESGGYDPRRPSHSSELSGADPTAKFTYHSIEDYEREAAALVPSPVLPPNKIRYHSFMDIDPDIIADEITRIDWIMFSSIRIRDMVRHVSLPADQKEKCRSLKNVNRMVSHFNHIAQWVSNMILIRDKAKHRAPCLERFMVIAQRLRTLNNYNGLAAVLAGINGTAIHRLAQTRNLVSPDVQKRFARLVLLMGTQKSHFAYRLAWENTPLPRIPFIPLHRRDLVSAEEGSRTFVGPNNDRINWKKYEVLGEVLLPIMRSQGQPYPNLTKHEPSRELILDMKMPTDEEDIYQRSVQVEPSTGGESTTRKKFAWLVNKS; this is translated from the exons aTGCCCATGTCGGAACCACCACTGTCGGACGCACTGGCAGGCCCCCCGCTGGAGCAGTCGCCGTCGCAATTACAGCCTACACCACTGACCGAGTCGCGCCGGCTGATCAGTCAAGTCAAGCAAATGCTGGGTCTCACGGGGTCGGGTCACGCTGAAGCTGACGATCCCCAATTGCCCGAGCTCCtccccaagtggaagctcccCAACCTGGACCGGCTGGACCTGGATCTGGGCCTGGAGCTGCCGGCCGATCTGTGTGCGCCCATCGAGTTTGCATTGCCGCTTCAGTGTACACCTACTACAAAACTAGGCACCACTCATCATCCACTGCTAGCAAGCCCGGCGGGTGCTGCCGATCCGCATCTCCTCCACCAGGaccaccaaaacaccaacaagACCACCAATCTCGACGACGCCACGACCGCTACTTCCGCTTCTGCCGCTGCCATCTCGTCAACAACACAGCCGACCTCAGCAGCAACGCCATCGCTCCTCGTCTCCCAGGGCGCCCTTTTGCTGCcagccgacgacgaccatcccggccccggcccctCCTCCAATTACCGCGGCTCCTCTGCTTCTGCCGTCCTCGACGATCCCTTCTTCTGCCGACCTGTGGGCGCGCCCAATACCCATCCCACCGACACTGCCACCACGCCTGATTGCCATCCTAGTCTGATTCTCAGTCAGACACCCAGTCCGGGTCCGGGTCCTGTTCCCAGTCCCCAGTCTGAGTCgacttatagctataatcgCAATGATCCGCACCGACCGTGGCCTCCGCCTCGCAAAGAGTCTCTGAGAGTCGACAGCCCAACGCCGTGG TTCGATCAATCGCGATCGAGACGTGCCATGGCATCCATACACATTGCCGTTATTGGCGCCTACGGCGCGGGCAAATCCTCCTTTGTCCAGCGCGCGTTCCGTTTGCAACGACCGCCCGAGCTAAACATCTCGACCTTGCGCATGGAAATCCATGGCACCAGATACCTCGTCACCCTCGTAGAACTTGATCTTGACGGCTTCAAAGACCTTGACCCCGGCCAGTCCATACAATGGCCCAAGCAAATAGACGGCCACATGTTCCCCCACATGCCCGACGGCGCCCTGATTCTGTACGACGTCACCAACACGGACAGCATCAACGATCTCTCCCCAACCATGA CTTCCCTGGCCAACTCCTCCATACCAACCATACTCGTCGCGACGAAATGTGATACCCCTGCGAGCATACGCCAGGTGGATATGAACGCCGTAGCACACAGCTTTCCCTCGTGTGTTGCCCATCTGAGGATCTCGTCCGATATTCCCGGCGGCGCGCGTGAAGCCCTCTTGACCATGATCGACGCCATCCTGGCCAACAGAAGAG AAGCGCAAGAGAGACCGAAAAGGTCGGTTTCGAGACGAAGAGCTGCTTCGGCCGCTAATCTGGATGCTACCCCCGAGGTCAACGGTCGTCCCATCAGCCAGCACAGCAAACACAGCAGAGCAAGCTCGGACTTCTCGCTCTTGAAGGGCTTTGCGCCTCCTAGCGGCGACGGTCCTCACCAGAGATCCCAACTTTCGAGGTCGCCGAGAATGGAATATCTACATGCACAATACGGCGCTTCCAACCCGCAATCAACAGACATTCCTGAGGACGGTCTTCCACACGCATTGTCAGGCACGCTACGTACACCAGGGATACGATTGGAGAAAGGGTCGGAGACCTTCCTGGATTTTGAAGAGTTGGATCTGGAAAGCCACCGCTTGTCGGACGATGTAGCCACAATGGCTCGCAATCAGGATTATCTGGAAGACGAAGCCCCTAAACTTGCCGGCGTCACCTTCGATGAGCTTATCGACAGGATTATAGCTCCAAAGATGACAAGGGCGGACAACAACTTTGCCGACATTTTTCTGTGCTTGTATAGAAAGTTCGCTACGCCATGCGAGCTTATGAGCGCTCTCCTTTCGCGGCTGGACCGTTTAAGGGACGGCACGGACATGCCGTCTTTGCTGAGCATCGAAAGCCAGATGCGCGTCATTGAGGTTGTTGCGAAATGGCTGTCCCTTTACCCCGGAGACTTTGCCCGAACAgcaacgaggaggagattggaAGGACTAATAAGCGACTTGGCAACGAACGAGGTCTTTTCCGCAGCAGCCCGGCAGATGAAGGGGAACCTGGAACAAAAGGTGGTGGACGACGATGATACCTGGTGGGCAAAAGCGGACCCggtcgacgacgaagatgacgaggagggtgGCAGGGACGTAGAGCGGAAACTCGCCGAGTCTGTGGCTTCAGTGCAGATCGACGAGTCGGGCGGGTATGATCCTCGACGTCCATCACACAGTTCAGAGCTCTCGGGGGCTGATCCGACTGCGAAATTCACCTACCATTCCATCGAAGACTACGAGCGCGAAGCCGCGGCCTTGGTACCCTCTCCCGTCTTACCGCCGAACAAGATCCGCTATCACAGCTTCATGGACATCGATCCCGACATAATCGCCGACGAGATTACGCGCATTGATTGGATCATGTTCAGCTCCATCCGCATCCGCGACATGGTGCGCCACGTTAGTCTGCCCGCCGACCAGAAGGAGAAATGCCGCAGTCTCAAGAACGTCAACCGCATGGTCTCCCACTTCAACCACATAGCCCAATGGGTGTCCAACATGATCCTCATTCGTGACAAAGCCAAACATCGCGCACCCTGCCTAGAACGGTTCATGGTCATCGCCCAGCGCTTGCGCACGCTGAACAACTACAACGGCCTGGCCGCCGTATTGGCCGGTATCAACGGCACCGCCATCCACCGACTCGCGCAGACGCGAAATTTGGTTTCGCCTGACGTACAGAAGCGGTTCGCTCGGCTGGTCCTGCTCATGGGCACGCAAAAGAGCCACTTTGCTTACCGGCTGGCCTGGGAGAACACGCCGCTACCGAGGATTCCGTTCATCCCCCTGCACAGACGTGATCTTGTCTCggcagaggaaggaagcaGGACATTCGTGGGGCCGAATAATGATCGGATTAATTGGAAGAAATACGAGGTGCTCGGGGAGGTGTTGCTGCCCATAATGAGGAGTCAGGGACAGCCGTATCCGAACTTGACCAAGCACGAGCCTAGTAGGGAGTTGATACTTGATATGAAGATGCCGACGGACGAAGAG GATATCTACCAACGCAGTGTACAAGTAGAGCCGTCAACAGGTGGCGAGTCAACTACCAGGAAGAAATTCGCTTGGCTCGTAAACAAATCTTAA